AAATAGCAAATTATGTGAAATTATGctttaaatagtaaaataaagattattttaattatcagctaaatatatgtggtctaccactttaaagttgataattgattgcatgccataaaacaattTTGCCAATATgcgtcaacttgaaagttcgactttcgcaacatattcgtttgataagaaattgtttaaaaatttatagactacttatttggctgatggtacatcctttttttcagtcaaagtcaaagtcaaaatatctttattcaatttcggctgaacaagcacttatgaatgtaaaaaaaaaatactaccaccGGTtgggaaaaacctctgttgagaagaatccggcaagaaactcaacgaggttttattagttacatacaTTGTTTAGTGACTATCATACCTTCATTCCATCTGGCCTATGGGGGTTCCGACAGCCTTTGCACTTGCATTCAGTGCAGGGTTTGCTCTCCACATAACATGGACACCGCTGCCCGCAGCATGTCAGTTTGCCGGGAGTGGCCGTTGCATTGCCGCAGCGACAACCTTTTCGTTTGCTACTAGCCGTGCCGCGAGTCCTGTTTGAAGGCTTCTTAAATCCTAATTGGTTTGACTGGAACATAATATTTATAGGGTaattctatgtattttttaatggctttcacccTTGCTACAGGTTTCTATTATGAATACCAGGAaatattgtaaattgtaactacagaagtaaacaacattttattaattcaagGAAAATATTGATCAAGCAATACACATTAaacttaagaaaaataaatcacttttGCCAATTACCTTACTTTCCCTAAGTGGTGGTTCACTAGGAGAAGCATCAGTTTCATCAACAGCTTTTCtcttaattgtaattttattgccTGAGCCAGCATACATCACAGAATACAACGGAGAACCATTAGACATAGCTCTGGAATTAGGAGAGTCCTTATTAGAAGATCTAGTTTCAGCCATGCTTGATGTTGATGCTGCCTGTGTTTGTGTGGATGTGGAGTTGGTGTACACACAGGGCAGGATGCTGTATGCAGACTTAGAAAGCCCAGCTGTGCTCTTATAGTCATCTGTGAAGCCTGCACCCTCCTGAATCAAATCAATGAGTCCAGAACTGGCCACTGTACCACCATTCACACCCGCTGCTATCTCGTCCTCTTCCAACAGTGTCTTGTATACCTCTGTGCCCATAAAATATTCACACAACTTCTTATAACACTGGAGCAGAATGCGTAACTGTAAATTTTCCGTATAATTATCGTAATCCTTACACCAACTGCAAGACGGTTTTAATTTCTTTCTCCCGCCTTTACACTTTTTACACACATGGTGCTGACACCCCGAACTCGTCGGGGTGTAGGGTTCTTTAAGCAAATTACCACAAACTGTGCATGACAAAGATTGCCGCAAGTAAGGAACTAAACGAAACAAATCCGTCCATGAAGACTTGTCGGCCGTGTCAGCCAGTATTATGAGTCTGCACGTAGAAACGTACAAACTAGTAGCATTCATCTTCATTTGGAGAATTAAGGCAGTGATAAGCAAAAACAAATAAGCGAATTGAttgtttacaacaaaaaatttaacgcAACTTTAGTGCCGAACGATGCGCTTCTCTCACCTACCCTACTGTCAAATCTGACAGTTACATGACATTTGACAACGGACGTTGGATTGtttcagttaaaataaaaaacgctaaactttttacatttatattaaaagcacattttgaaaacaaatgattattttttacagttCGTACCTAGTTCTGATAACTACTTCAGAATAAAGTGaagtattatataataaatCACATCAATccattataaaataaagatagtTTCGGAGCTGCTCAAAATACGTCGAGCGTAGTTAAttaacctccgcaaagtacctaGGTAATGCCTGATTCCAGAAACTACCTAAGTTGAGTGTAAGTTTTTCTGAGTGTATACCTACTAGGTAGTAGGTACATTCATGGAAACTAACAATAGATAGATCTATTACTATCGTTGTCCACCTACTGTAGGCAGTACTTACTTACAGTCACACtagcagaggcgtctttacctatagtgcagcagggctactccgaaactcgaaactcgaagttcgtgtcgtgcggtccctctgacacttatactatttaatacgagagcgagagggaaggtacgatacgaacttcgagtttagagtttcgtagtagccctgcagggtgtgcgttgcacacgggcgccgcggcgttaggggcgccggccgtggcactttgtacctattccattttgaccgcgcgcttcctagatggcgctaaagtaataattgcacacgggcgctacatgggctaaagacgccgctgcacACTAGAAACTGAATCGCATCCAGGGTGAAAGCCATTCGCTGTAAAATCTGGACATGTAAGCCCCTAAACGCCACACTGGCTTAAAACTCAGTTTCTCgactataaattataaaaaaaaccgtccaagcgcgagtcggactcgcacaccgagAATTCCGTAAAAatttgtaagtacctatctatgaATATCTATTAACTACTTTACCTatataagcaaaatgtacctacgcagCGTGAGGTGATTTTAGATTGGTTactgacacagacagacataaaaaaggTTTTCAGATTTCATACCAAAagtctttataccaaatttctagtttTAGAACAACTGGAAGCACTctttaggttttgattccccgataatttgtatggaaacctgagtatttgatattaatttcagtttgatacgtCCACGCGTCTTGACTGACGACGGACGAACGGCCAGACAAACAAGACAGACAGAAGGACAACAAAGAGAAGGATCTATaagttaggtaaattttatttataacggggtacaaagtaaaaaaataaaattttcggggttttgttttactttacttGAGCTGAAAACATTTTAcgctgagtgagtgagtgtgttttACAAGTTCATGTATATCATACCCGTATCAGTTTACACCAAGAGATATTATGGGTGCTCCAGGGGTGCACCATGATATAACTGAACTTGTATCATCTAATTGTGATTGtatttttggagtattttttatttcaactccaaatttgttacttttacgggtatcccgtgaaaccatatcgaaaatacaaactgagtcatagatgcacagaaaaaccagaaaaagagaccagcgctgggaacccctacaccaccgctggttttgtccgtactgcgtgctagcacacagcacggattgctgagaacctgcaatgggttcgatttccagcgctggtctctttttctggtttttctgtgcatctatgactcagtttgtattttcgatatgtatcatctaacacatattatttactcatatagacatttaaataggtacaatcTTACAGGTTTTGCGCGATTTTCTTCAAACTTACAATATTTACCGAAAAACACTAAATACACGtttatagaatatatttttatttataaaaaaagtgctTCGGTAAAAGCCCCCTTGGCTCACAAaccagaattttttaaatcttattttcgcTCTTCTGTAAAATGTCGATTTTGCACTTGGATCATTTATCACAGGAGGCACAGCTTTATTATCTTACTGCATCCTTGCATGGTTGGTGGAGGTCACGTGGAGGTGCAGCAATGACAACCCTATATTGAAACCCGAATGAGCCCATCGGGTGACATGTCTATTCATTTTTCGACCTCTCCTTTTCCCTAAAAAGAACTGTTTCATTCCTACAAAGCCCTAACTGTGTGCCAACTACTAAACCTCTCAAATCTGCTCCTTACAACAAAAGTGTCTACGACAAAATGCGATCAGATTATCAGATTACGGTTTTTACAACAATTCGAACCAGGTAATGCTTTTacgcgtattttttttattcgactaaatggcaaacgagcaagtgggtctcctgatggtaagagatcaccactgcccataaacatctgcaacaccaggggttattgccaacctagaggcctaagatgggatgtacctgtacctcaagtgccagtaatttcaccggatgtcttactctccacaccgaaacacaacaatgcaagcactgctgcttcacggcaggattagcgagcaagatggtgttagcaatccgggcggaccttgcacaaagtcctaccacctgcaaaattcgCATCGTTTTAGGTTCATTTCTCTACAACAAAATTAATAGGCACCAATGTTTATTCTAGCAGTTATATGTATAACTATTTATATACCAGTTCCAAAATCAAACTGACACAGTGGCTGCAAAATCTGtcataaacatttaatttaagtagtTAACAAGAATATAGAGGTAGTTGGATCATATACAACgat
Above is a window of Choristoneura fumiferana chromosome 18, NRCan_CFum_1, whole genome shotgun sequence DNA encoding:
- the msl-2 gene encoding male-specific lethal 2; translated protein: MKMNATSLYVSTCRLIILADTADKSSWTDLFRLVPYLRQSLSCTVCGNLLKEPYTPTSSGCQHHVCKKCKGGRKKLKPSCSWCKDYDNYTENLQLRILLQCYKKLCEYFMGTEVYKTLLEEDEIAAGVNGGTVASSGLIDLIQEGAGFTDDYKSTAGLSKSAYSILPCVYTNSTSTQTQAASTSSMAETRSSNKDSPNSRAMSNGSPLYSVMYAGSGNKITIKRKAVDETDASPSEPPLRESKSNQLGFKKPSNRTRGTASSKRKGCRCGNATATPGKLTCCGQRCPCYVESKPCTECKCKGCRNPHRPDGMKVRPHIPQLDTLQLNVNSNPDSSPSCSGSMDSLDTDTLTIEAMEESLNFNSDLKTSNIKVYTSQLQEVSPSLPATIMMDEELAASPEDDTSSHDYAMSPPDCRDFDTGSPRSSGTQDVNSDIEVDV